The Arachis ipaensis cultivar K30076 chromosome B07, Araip1.1, whole genome shotgun sequence genome includes a window with the following:
- the LOC107609419 gene encoding rab3 GTPase-activating protein catalytic subunit-like isoform X4: MESSSSPKVEPDADDDVSEEVFEHFDDFTIASSWERFISKIEAICRLWMADGPNNLLEKGAIPLENSKNSYKIKSELQYDVKSYCMEYYFETKTGKSFDWNSTFHDLQLCFGVKEFLLIAPQSASGVVLDAPEASKLLSAVAIALSNSSSLWPAFVPVHDPSRKAYIGIQNTGTAFTRRFEADRIGSQVPLSLMHLEGLYQLFVSKFAYCTDDLDKHLIKVEFAMKLTYRTLPYDDDNIKDIDVQNTKSGKNLTGESSNERLWDDDCSWSEWYSSEDPVKGFELIAIWSEKTVESSMKMEEVENASPHEAEKWFISPSFAPYLLEYSHGNQFGFASALHLLVDAFEMSFEAQFLEDFVSAAESPGPDNLKSSMVIPPPTVRDRVLKELFDEGVQLIDSAYDEHKTPQAIKGAPLETLFAQFCLHSLWVGNCHIRAIAALWIEFVQEVRWCWEESQLLPRMPVNGSIDLSTCLINQKLHMLAVCIKKKREWNEDHRECMGSEDQIDDMTEEESAVGDDTSSMQTQNEDFSGKFTASTVGQYPVKDNLLNGEKSSDQTRRGSAGVIDSMMLLKSYQRMHAPYTQEAPLMTEDMYEERLQALEASNGSFNYFAQLERVILTSDMAAFKAANPDAIFEDFIRWHSPADWLEDPMFEKSKDNWPPRGHLSKRMSESDNLWRELWDRAHALAASEKKPLFDPNREGEKVIHYLETLRPHQLLAQMVCTAFLAAADTLNKTSYGELKQMETKMQQLYLTMAPALKPLEANRLSADSETIEDLKRLCVVFGHVENLLSVATSLHRKLVQAPRLAVEIFRDFYSFYIPRMGTGLEEDYSNKKEFDKKQIVWNNEREVVSSMFVPPTANQSWRKVFSMGNLLNGHEPMVREIIFSLHDGVSNNHYAAPNASVSEQEIDTYRMYICGTSNDLRVSLSVVSCD; encoded by the exons ATGGAGTCCTCCAGCTCCCCCAAGGTTGAACCTGATGCCGACGACGATGTTTCAGAGGAAGTG TTTGAGCATTTTGATGATTTCACTATAGCTTCTTCATGGGAAAG GTTCATTTCTAAAATTGAGGCAATTTGTCGTCTCTGGATGGCTGATGGTCCTAATAATTTATTG GAAAAAGGTGCAATTCCCTTGGAGAATTCCAAAAACTCATACAAGATCAAATCTGAACTGCAGTATGACGTGAAAAGTTATTGCATGGAGTACTATTTTGAAACCAAAACTG GAAAATCTTTTGACTGGAATTCTACTTTTCATGACCTGCAGTTATGTTTTGGTGTAAAGGAATTTTTG CTCATTGCTCCTCAAAGTGCAAGTGGTGTAGTTCTTGATGCACCAGAGGCTAGCAAGCTGTTGAGTGCTGTTGCAATTGCTCTGTCAAATAGTTCAAG TTTATGGCCAGCATTTGTTCCAGTTCATGATCCTTCACGGAAAGCATATATTGGCATTCAGAACACTGGTACTGCATTTACTAGAAGATTTGAAGCAGATCGAATTGGTAGTCAAGTTCCACTGAGTCTCATGCATTTGGAGGGGCTGTATCAGTTGTTTGTATCTAAGTTT GCCTACTGCACAGACGATCTCGATAAACATCTTATCAAAGTCGAATTTGCAATGAAGCTGACTTACAGAACGCTTCCCTACGATGATGACAATATCAAAGATATTGATGTTCAAAATACAAAATCTGGCAAAAATCTCACTGGTGAGTCCTCGAATGAGAGACTGTGGGATGATGATTGTTCTTGGAGTGAGTGGTATTCTTCTGAAGATCCTGTTAAAG GTTTTGAACTGATAGCAATATGGTCAGAGAAAACAGTTGAAAGTTCTATGAAAATGGAAGAAGTGGAAAATGCTTCACCTCATGAAGCTGAGAAGTGGTTCATCTCTCCAAGTTTTGCTCCATATCT ACTTGAATATTCCCATGGGAATCAATTTGGATTTGCATCTGCGTTGCATCTTCTGGTTGATGCATTCGAGATGTCCTTTGAGGCCCAATTTCTAGAAGATTTTGTTTCag CAGCTGAAAGCCCAGGTCCTGATAATTTGAAATCCTCAATGGTTATACCTCCACCAACAGTTAGAGATCGTGTGCTCAAAGAACTGTTTGACGAAG GTGTACAGCTTATTGATTCTGCTTATGATGAACATAAGACCCCTCAAGCTATAAAAGGCGCACCTCTTGAAACTCTTTTTGCACAATTTTGTTTGCATTCTCTTTGGGTTGGCAATTGCCATATACGTG CTATTGCTGCCCTTTGGATAGAGTTTGTTCAAGAGGTGAGGTGGTGTTGGGAAGAGTCTCAACTATTACCCAGGATGCCAGTAAATGGTTCAATTGATCTTTCAACTTGTTTGATTAACCAGAAACTTCATATg CTTGCAGTATGCATTAAGAAGAAGCGTGAATGGAATGAAGATCATCGGGAATGTATGGGAAGTGAAGATCAAATAGACGATATGACTGAG GAGGAAAGTGCAGTTGGGGATGACACATCTAGTATGCAGACACAGAATGAGGATTTTTCTGGGAAGTTTACAG CATCCACAGTTGGTCAATATCCTGTAAAGGACAACCTCTTAAATGGTGAAAAATCTTCAGATCAAACCAGGAGAGGTTCAGCTGGTGTCATTGATTCTATGATGCTTCTCAAGTCATATCAAAGAATGCATGCCCCATACACTCAG GAAGCACCACTTATGACAGAAGACATGTATGAGGAGCGTCTTCAAGCTCTAGAAGCTTCTAATGGTTCATTT AATTATTTTGCTCAACTGGAAAGAGTTATATTAACTTCAG ACATGGCAGCATTTAAAGCAGCAAATCCTGATGCCATTTTTGAAGATTTTATTCGGTGGCATTCACCTGCCGATTGGTTAGAGGACCCTATGTTTGAGAAATCAAAAGATAATTGGCCTCCAAGAGGACATCTTTCAAAGAGAATGTCTGAAAGTGACAACTTATGGAGAGAACTTTGGGACAGGGCACATGCTCTTGCTGCTTCAGAGAAGAAACCGCTTTTTGATCCAAATAGAGAAGGAGAAAAA GTTATTCATTATCTGGAAACTTTAAGACCACATCAATTGCTTGCGCAAATGGTATGTACTGCCTTCCTAGCAGCGGCCGACACATTGAATAAGACCAGTTATGGAGAATTGAAACAGATGGAGACTAAGATGCAACAACTTTACCTCACCATGGCACCTGCTTTGAAGCCATTAGAAG CAAATCGCTTATCTGCTGATAGCGAGACCATTGAAGACCTAAAACGACTGTGTGTTGTTTTCGGTCATGTTGAGAATTTACTATCTGTTGCAACTTCTCTTCATCGCAAACTTGTACAAGCACCACGCCTTGCTGTCGAAATCTTCAGAGATTTCTACAGTTTCTACATTCCAAGAATGGGTACAGGCTTGGAAGAAGACTACTCCAACAAAAAG GAATTCGACAAGAAACAAATAGTTTGGAACAATGAGAGAGAAGTTGTGTCAAGTATGTTTGTTCCACCCACGGCAAATCAATCTTGGAGAAAGGTGTTCAGCATGGGCAATCTTCTCAATGGTCATGAACCAATGGTGAGGGAGATTATTTTTTCACTTCATGATGGAGTGAGTAATAATCACTATGCAGCTCCTAATGCTAGTGTTTCTGAACAAGAAATTGATACATATAGAATGTATATTTGTGGAACGTCTAATGATCTTCGTGTATCACTCTCTGTTGTCTCATGCGATTAA
- the LOC107609419 gene encoding rab3 GTPase-activating protein catalytic subunit-like isoform X3 — translation MESSSSPKVEPDADDDVSEEVFEHFDDFTIASSWERFISKIEAICRLWMADGPNNLLEKGAIPLENSKNSYKIKSELQYDVKSYCMEYYFETKTGKSFDWNSTFHDLQLCFGVKEFLLIAPQSASGVVLDAPEASKLLSAVAIALSNSSSLWPAFVPVHDPSRKAYIGIQNTGTAFTRRFEADRIGSQVPLSLMHLEGLYQLFVSKFAYCTDDLDKHLIKVEFAMKLTYRTLPYDDDNIKDIDVQNTKSGKNLTGESSNERLWDDDCSWSEWYSSEDPVKGFELIAIWSEKTVESSMKMEEVENASPHEAEKWFISPSFAPYLLEYSHGNQFGFASALHLLVDAFEMSFEAQFLEDFVSAAESPGPDNLKSSMVIPPPTVRDRVLKELFDEGVQLIDSAYDEHKTPQAIKGAPLETLFAQFCLHSLWVGNCHIRAIAALWIEFVQEVRWCWEESQLLPRMPVNGSIDLSTCLINQKLHMLAVCIKKKREWNEDHRECMGSEDQIDDMTEEESAVGDDTSSMQTQNEDFSGKFTGEPRSFPTSRDLHYFDTASTVGQYPVKDNLLNGEKSSDQTRRGSAGVIDSMMLLKSYQRMHAPYTQEAPLMTEDMYEERLQALEASNGSFNYFAQLERVILTSDMAAFKAANPDAIFEDFIRWHSPADWLEDPMFEKSKDNWPPRGHLSKRMSESDNLWRELWDRAHALAASEKKPLFDPNREGEKVIHYLETLRPHQLLAQMVCTAFLAAADTLNKTSYGELKQMETKMQQLYLTMAPALKPLEDSETIEDLKRLCVVFGHVENLLSVATSLHRKLVQAPRLAVEIFRDFYSFYIPRMGTGLEEDYSNKKEFDKKQIVWNNEREVVSSMFVPPTANQSWRKVFSMGNLLNGHEPMVREIIFSLHDGVSNNHYAAPNASVSEQEIDTYRMYICGTSNDLRVSLSVVSCD, via the exons ATGGAGTCCTCCAGCTCCCCCAAGGTTGAACCTGATGCCGACGACGATGTTTCAGAGGAAGTG TTTGAGCATTTTGATGATTTCACTATAGCTTCTTCATGGGAAAG GTTCATTTCTAAAATTGAGGCAATTTGTCGTCTCTGGATGGCTGATGGTCCTAATAATTTATTG GAAAAAGGTGCAATTCCCTTGGAGAATTCCAAAAACTCATACAAGATCAAATCTGAACTGCAGTATGACGTGAAAAGTTATTGCATGGAGTACTATTTTGAAACCAAAACTG GAAAATCTTTTGACTGGAATTCTACTTTTCATGACCTGCAGTTATGTTTTGGTGTAAAGGAATTTTTG CTCATTGCTCCTCAAAGTGCAAGTGGTGTAGTTCTTGATGCACCAGAGGCTAGCAAGCTGTTGAGTGCTGTTGCAATTGCTCTGTCAAATAGTTCAAG TTTATGGCCAGCATTTGTTCCAGTTCATGATCCTTCACGGAAAGCATATATTGGCATTCAGAACACTGGTACTGCATTTACTAGAAGATTTGAAGCAGATCGAATTGGTAGTCAAGTTCCACTGAGTCTCATGCATTTGGAGGGGCTGTATCAGTTGTTTGTATCTAAGTTT GCCTACTGCACAGACGATCTCGATAAACATCTTATCAAAGTCGAATTTGCAATGAAGCTGACTTACAGAACGCTTCCCTACGATGATGACAATATCAAAGATATTGATGTTCAAAATACAAAATCTGGCAAAAATCTCACTGGTGAGTCCTCGAATGAGAGACTGTGGGATGATGATTGTTCTTGGAGTGAGTGGTATTCTTCTGAAGATCCTGTTAAAG GTTTTGAACTGATAGCAATATGGTCAGAGAAAACAGTTGAAAGTTCTATGAAAATGGAAGAAGTGGAAAATGCTTCACCTCATGAAGCTGAGAAGTGGTTCATCTCTCCAAGTTTTGCTCCATATCT ACTTGAATATTCCCATGGGAATCAATTTGGATTTGCATCTGCGTTGCATCTTCTGGTTGATGCATTCGAGATGTCCTTTGAGGCCCAATTTCTAGAAGATTTTGTTTCag CAGCTGAAAGCCCAGGTCCTGATAATTTGAAATCCTCAATGGTTATACCTCCACCAACAGTTAGAGATCGTGTGCTCAAAGAACTGTTTGACGAAG GTGTACAGCTTATTGATTCTGCTTATGATGAACATAAGACCCCTCAAGCTATAAAAGGCGCACCTCTTGAAACTCTTTTTGCACAATTTTGTTTGCATTCTCTTTGGGTTGGCAATTGCCATATACGTG CTATTGCTGCCCTTTGGATAGAGTTTGTTCAAGAGGTGAGGTGGTGTTGGGAAGAGTCTCAACTATTACCCAGGATGCCAGTAAATGGTTCAATTGATCTTTCAACTTGTTTGATTAACCAGAAACTTCATATg CTTGCAGTATGCATTAAGAAGAAGCGTGAATGGAATGAAGATCATCGGGAATGTATGGGAAGTGAAGATCAAATAGACGATATGACTGAG GAGGAAAGTGCAGTTGGGGATGACACATCTAGTATGCAGACACAGAATGAGGATTTTTCTGGGAAGTTTACAGGTGAACCCAGAAG CTTTCCAACCTCTCGTGATTTACATTATTTTGATACAGCATCCACAGTTGGTCAATATCCTGTAAAGGACAACCTCTTAAATGGTGAAAAATCTTCAGATCAAACCAGGAGAGGTTCAGCTGGTGTCATTGATTCTATGATGCTTCTCAAGTCATATCAAAGAATGCATGCCCCATACACTCAG GAAGCACCACTTATGACAGAAGACATGTATGAGGAGCGTCTTCAAGCTCTAGAAGCTTCTAATGGTTCATTT AATTATTTTGCTCAACTGGAAAGAGTTATATTAACTTCAG ACATGGCAGCATTTAAAGCAGCAAATCCTGATGCCATTTTTGAAGATTTTATTCGGTGGCATTCACCTGCCGATTGGTTAGAGGACCCTATGTTTGAGAAATCAAAAGATAATTGGCCTCCAAGAGGACATCTTTCAAAGAGAATGTCTGAAAGTGACAACTTATGGAGAGAACTTTGGGACAGGGCACATGCTCTTGCTGCTTCAGAGAAGAAACCGCTTTTTGATCCAAATAGAGAAGGAGAAAAA GTTATTCATTATCTGGAAACTTTAAGACCACATCAATTGCTTGCGCAAATGGTATGTACTGCCTTCCTAGCAGCGGCCGACACATTGAATAAGACCAGTTATGGAGAATTGAAACAGATGGAGACTAAGATGCAACAACTTTACCTCACCATGGCACCTGCTTTGAAGCCATTAGAAG ATAGCGAGACCATTGAAGACCTAAAACGACTGTGTGTTGTTTTCGGTCATGTTGAGAATTTACTATCTGTTGCAACTTCTCTTCATCGCAAACTTGTACAAGCACCACGCCTTGCTGTCGAAATCTTCAGAGATTTCTACAGTTTCTACATTCCAAGAATGGGTACAGGCTTGGAAGAAGACTACTCCAACAAAAAG GAATTCGACAAGAAACAAATAGTTTGGAACAATGAGAGAGAAGTTGTGTCAAGTATGTTTGTTCCACCCACGGCAAATCAATCTTGGAGAAAGGTGTTCAGCATGGGCAATCTTCTCAATGGTCATGAACCAATGGTGAGGGAGATTATTTTTTCACTTCATGATGGAGTGAGTAATAATCACTATGCAGCTCCTAATGCTAGTGTTTCTGAACAAGAAATTGATACATATAGAATGTATATTTGTGGAACGTCTAATGATCTTCGTGTATCACTCTCTGTTGTCTCATGCGATTAA
- the LOC107609419 gene encoding rab3 GTPase-activating protein catalytic subunit-like isoform X2, with amino-acid sequence MESSSSPKVEPDADDDVSEEVFEHFDDFTIASSWERFISKIEAICRLWMADGPNNLLEKGAIPLENSKNSYKIKSELQYDVKSYCMEYYFETKTGKSFDWNSTFHDLQLCFGVKEFLLIAPQSASGVVLDAPEASKLLSAVAIALSNSSSLWPAFVPVHDPSRKAYIGIQNTGTAFTRRFEADRIGSQVPLSLMHLEGLYQLFVSKFAYCTDDLDKHLIKVEFAMKLTYRTLPYDDDNIKDIDVQNTKSGKNLTGESSNERLWDDDCSWSEWYSSEDPVKGFELIAIWSEKTVESSMKMEEVENASPHEAEKWFISPSFAPYLLEYSHGNQFGFASALHLLVDAFEMSFEAQFLEDFVSAESPGPDNLKSSMVIPPPTVRDRVLKELFDEGVQLIDSAYDEHKTPQAIKGAPLETLFAQFCLHSLWVGNCHIRAIAALWIEFVQEVRWCWEESQLLPRMPVNGSIDLSTCLINQKLHMLAVCIKKKREWNEDHRECMGSEDQIDDMTEEESAVGDDTSSMQTQNEDFSGKFTGEPRSFPTSRDLHYFDTASTVGQYPVKDNLLNGEKSSDQTRRGSAGVIDSMMLLKSYQRMHAPYTQEAPLMTEDMYEERLQALEASNGSFNYFAQLERVILTSDMAAFKAANPDAIFEDFIRWHSPADWLEDPMFEKSKDNWPPRGHLSKRMSESDNLWRELWDRAHALAASEKKPLFDPNREGEKVIHYLETLRPHQLLAQMVCTAFLAAADTLNKTSYGELKQMETKMQQLYLTMAPALKPLEANRLSADSETIEDLKRLCVVFGHVENLLSVATSLHRKLVQAPRLAVEIFRDFYSFYIPRMGTGLEEDYSNKKEFDKKQIVWNNEREVVSSMFVPPTANQSWRKVFSMGNLLNGHEPMVREIIFSLHDGVSNNHYAAPNASVSEQEIDTYRMYICGTSNDLRVSLSVVSCD; translated from the exons ATGGAGTCCTCCAGCTCCCCCAAGGTTGAACCTGATGCCGACGACGATGTTTCAGAGGAAGTG TTTGAGCATTTTGATGATTTCACTATAGCTTCTTCATGGGAAAG GTTCATTTCTAAAATTGAGGCAATTTGTCGTCTCTGGATGGCTGATGGTCCTAATAATTTATTG GAAAAAGGTGCAATTCCCTTGGAGAATTCCAAAAACTCATACAAGATCAAATCTGAACTGCAGTATGACGTGAAAAGTTATTGCATGGAGTACTATTTTGAAACCAAAACTG GAAAATCTTTTGACTGGAATTCTACTTTTCATGACCTGCAGTTATGTTTTGGTGTAAAGGAATTTTTG CTCATTGCTCCTCAAAGTGCAAGTGGTGTAGTTCTTGATGCACCAGAGGCTAGCAAGCTGTTGAGTGCTGTTGCAATTGCTCTGTCAAATAGTTCAAG TTTATGGCCAGCATTTGTTCCAGTTCATGATCCTTCACGGAAAGCATATATTGGCATTCAGAACACTGGTACTGCATTTACTAGAAGATTTGAAGCAGATCGAATTGGTAGTCAAGTTCCACTGAGTCTCATGCATTTGGAGGGGCTGTATCAGTTGTTTGTATCTAAGTTT GCCTACTGCACAGACGATCTCGATAAACATCTTATCAAAGTCGAATTTGCAATGAAGCTGACTTACAGAACGCTTCCCTACGATGATGACAATATCAAAGATATTGATGTTCAAAATACAAAATCTGGCAAAAATCTCACTGGTGAGTCCTCGAATGAGAGACTGTGGGATGATGATTGTTCTTGGAGTGAGTGGTATTCTTCTGAAGATCCTGTTAAAG GTTTTGAACTGATAGCAATATGGTCAGAGAAAACAGTTGAAAGTTCTATGAAAATGGAAGAAGTGGAAAATGCTTCACCTCATGAAGCTGAGAAGTGGTTCATCTCTCCAAGTTTTGCTCCATATCT ACTTGAATATTCCCATGGGAATCAATTTGGATTTGCATCTGCGTTGCATCTTCTGGTTGATGCATTCGAGATGTCCTTTGAGGCCCAATTTCTAGAAGATTTTGTTTCag CTGAAAGCCCAGGTCCTGATAATTTGAAATCCTCAATGGTTATACCTCCACCAACAGTTAGAGATCGTGTGCTCAAAGAACTGTTTGACGAAG GTGTACAGCTTATTGATTCTGCTTATGATGAACATAAGACCCCTCAAGCTATAAAAGGCGCACCTCTTGAAACTCTTTTTGCACAATTTTGTTTGCATTCTCTTTGGGTTGGCAATTGCCATATACGTG CTATTGCTGCCCTTTGGATAGAGTTTGTTCAAGAGGTGAGGTGGTGTTGGGAAGAGTCTCAACTATTACCCAGGATGCCAGTAAATGGTTCAATTGATCTTTCAACTTGTTTGATTAACCAGAAACTTCATATg CTTGCAGTATGCATTAAGAAGAAGCGTGAATGGAATGAAGATCATCGGGAATGTATGGGAAGTGAAGATCAAATAGACGATATGACTGAG GAGGAAAGTGCAGTTGGGGATGACACATCTAGTATGCAGACACAGAATGAGGATTTTTCTGGGAAGTTTACAGGTGAACCCAGAAG CTTTCCAACCTCTCGTGATTTACATTATTTTGATACAGCATCCACAGTTGGTCAATATCCTGTAAAGGACAACCTCTTAAATGGTGAAAAATCTTCAGATCAAACCAGGAGAGGTTCAGCTGGTGTCATTGATTCTATGATGCTTCTCAAGTCATATCAAAGAATGCATGCCCCATACACTCAG GAAGCACCACTTATGACAGAAGACATGTATGAGGAGCGTCTTCAAGCTCTAGAAGCTTCTAATGGTTCATTT AATTATTTTGCTCAACTGGAAAGAGTTATATTAACTTCAG ACATGGCAGCATTTAAAGCAGCAAATCCTGATGCCATTTTTGAAGATTTTATTCGGTGGCATTCACCTGCCGATTGGTTAGAGGACCCTATGTTTGAGAAATCAAAAGATAATTGGCCTCCAAGAGGACATCTTTCAAAGAGAATGTCTGAAAGTGACAACTTATGGAGAGAACTTTGGGACAGGGCACATGCTCTTGCTGCTTCAGAGAAGAAACCGCTTTTTGATCCAAATAGAGAAGGAGAAAAA GTTATTCATTATCTGGAAACTTTAAGACCACATCAATTGCTTGCGCAAATGGTATGTACTGCCTTCCTAGCAGCGGCCGACACATTGAATAAGACCAGTTATGGAGAATTGAAACAGATGGAGACTAAGATGCAACAACTTTACCTCACCATGGCACCTGCTTTGAAGCCATTAGAAG CAAATCGCTTATCTGCTGATAGCGAGACCATTGAAGACCTAAAACGACTGTGTGTTGTTTTCGGTCATGTTGAGAATTTACTATCTGTTGCAACTTCTCTTCATCGCAAACTTGTACAAGCACCACGCCTTGCTGTCGAAATCTTCAGAGATTTCTACAGTTTCTACATTCCAAGAATGGGTACAGGCTTGGAAGAAGACTACTCCAACAAAAAG GAATTCGACAAGAAACAAATAGTTTGGAACAATGAGAGAGAAGTTGTGTCAAGTATGTTTGTTCCACCCACGGCAAATCAATCTTGGAGAAAGGTGTTCAGCATGGGCAATCTTCTCAATGGTCATGAACCAATGGTGAGGGAGATTATTTTTTCACTTCATGATGGAGTGAGTAATAATCACTATGCAGCTCCTAATGCTAGTGTTTCTGAACAAGAAATTGATACATATAGAATGTATATTTGTGGAACGTCTAATGATCTTCGTGTATCACTCTCTGTTGTCTCATGCGATTAA